A window of Pusillimonas sp. T7-7 contains these coding sequences:
- the ttcA gene encoding tRNA 2-thiocytidine(32) synthetase TtcA, whose amino-acid sequence MQADTLYPEIAEPGITEASRRAQKQRINENKLAKRLIRETGRAITDFNMIEDGDKVMVCLSGGKDSYTMLDILLTLKARAPINFDIIAVNLDQKQPGFPEHVLPDYLRSIDVPFHIENQDTYSIVTRVIPEGKTTCSLCSRLRRGILYRVASELGATKIALGHHRDDILGTFFLNLFYGGRMKAMPPKLMSDDGKHIVIRPLAYIPEKDIIAYAEMKQFPIIPCNLCGSQENLKRKEVSRMIAEWDRHFPGRSWNVFGALSRVVPTHLMDKELFDFAGLVPSGQRDDNGDKAFDDEPIASPFGQHAQSDDIPIVRRNVASPHT is encoded by the coding sequence ATGCAAGCCGATACCCTATACCCCGAGATTGCCGAACCAGGCATCACCGAAGCCAGCCGCCGCGCACAGAAACAGCGCATCAATGAGAACAAGCTGGCCAAGCGCCTGATACGTGAAACCGGCCGGGCCATCACCGACTTCAACATGATTGAAGACGGCGACAAAGTCATGGTGTGCCTGTCGGGCGGCAAGGATTCATACACCATGCTGGACATCTTGCTGACGCTCAAGGCCCGAGCGCCCATCAATTTCGACATCATCGCTGTCAACCTGGACCAGAAACAGCCTGGCTTTCCCGAGCACGTACTGCCAGACTACCTGCGCTCGATAGACGTACCCTTTCATATCGAAAACCAGGACACCTACTCCATCGTCACGCGCGTCATTCCGGAAGGAAAAACCACGTGTTCGCTGTGCTCGCGCCTGCGGCGCGGCATTCTGTACCGGGTAGCCTCGGAGCTGGGCGCCACAAAGATTGCCTTGGGCCATCACCGCGACGACATCTTGGGCACCTTCTTTCTGAACCTGTTCTACGGCGGCCGCATGAAAGCGATGCCGCCCAAGCTGATGTCGGACGACGGCAAGCACATCGTGATCCGTCCGCTGGCCTACATTCCTGAAAAGGACATCATCGCCTACGCGGAAATGAAACAGTTCCCCATCATTCCCTGCAACCTGTGCGGCTCGCAAGAAAATCTGAAACGCAAGGAAGTCAGCCGCATGATTGCCGAATGGGACAGGCATTTTCCCGGGCGCTCATGGAATGTGTTCGGTGCGCTATCGCGCGTGGTGCCCACCCATCTGATGGACAAGGAACTCTTTGACTTCGCAGGGCTTGTACCCTCTGGCCAGAGGGACGACAATGGTGACAAAGCCTTTGATGATGAACCGATCGCATCGCCCTTCGGCCAGCACGCCCAGTCCGACGACATCCCAATAGTAAGGCGCAACGTCGCTTCACCCCATACGTAA
- a CDS encoding integrase arm-type DNA-binding domain-containing protein: protein MLTTKQIEELHHDGRDRLVADISGLFLRIRPSGKSWAFLYTHPTSGKQVRISFGTYPKVQPTTARQLARDAFQLIAIGKDPRSEKVEKRQAARLRDLASFEQIARDWHKHATATHEWTAGYSHRVLRMMELHAFPRLGKLPIGLITTADVLDTLQVVSSSGTRETAIRLRESFQRTYRHAVTRNVLLPTENFMAKGVADFTLPAPRVKHMAAILDPIKLGQLLRDLDSYRGSVITRAALQLMPLIFQRPGQVRQMLWEQLDLDAAIWSCPGIQVKQTKTRRAQGGGADHIVPLPYQAVEILKGLQNITGPSGPVFRSISRRSEKSRFMSDNTVNAAIRSLGYCTQDEITGHGFRATARTLIRERLGFDVEVIERHLAHESKEELGSAYDRAQFEEQRRQMIQVWADYLGQLKSQKEQSRHTQRDGTIAASMLDAN from the coding sequence ATGCTGACCACCAAACAAATTGAAGAACTTCACCACGACGGACGCGACCGCTTAGTCGCAGACATCTCCGGTCTTTTCCTACGCATACGCCCTTCGGGCAAGTCTTGGGCGTTTCTTTACACCCACCCCACATCAGGCAAGCAGGTCCGCATATCCTTTGGCACCTACCCAAAGGTACAGCCCACTACTGCGCGACAACTGGCTCGCGACGCCTTCCAACTGATCGCGATTGGCAAAGACCCCCGAAGCGAAAAGGTCGAAAAACGCCAAGCTGCCCGGCTGCGAGATCTCGCTAGTTTCGAACAAATTGCTCGCGACTGGCATAAACACGCTACCGCCACACATGAATGGACGGCTGGCTACAGTCACCGCGTACTCCGTATGATGGAGCTGCATGCATTCCCGCGCCTTGGGAAGCTGCCAATCGGGCTTATCACGACCGCAGACGTATTGGATACCTTGCAGGTGGTTTCGTCCTCCGGCACCCGCGAGACGGCCATACGGCTTCGAGAATCATTCCAACGGACGTACCGCCATGCAGTCACGCGCAATGTACTGCTGCCCACTGAAAACTTCATGGCAAAAGGTGTTGCCGACTTTACCTTACCTGCACCACGCGTCAAGCATATGGCTGCAATTCTCGATCCGATAAAGCTTGGCCAACTGCTCCGCGACCTGGACTCCTATCGCGGCAGTGTGATCACCAGGGCTGCCTTGCAACTCATGCCGCTAATTTTTCAGCGTCCAGGCCAAGTCCGACAAATGCTGTGGGAGCAACTCGACCTGGACGCCGCCATCTGGAGCTGTCCAGGAATTCAGGTGAAGCAAACCAAAACCCGTCGAGCTCAAGGTGGCGGAGCGGATCACATCGTGCCACTACCGTACCAGGCGGTCGAAATCCTTAAGGGCCTACAAAACATTACCGGCCCCTCCGGGCCTGTTTTCAGAAGCATCAGCCGACGCTCTGAGAAAAGTCGATTTATGTCTGACAACACCGTTAACGCGGCCATAAGGAGCCTTGGGTACTGCACACAAGACGAAATCACCGGCCACGGTTTCCGTGCGACTGCCCGAACACTGATTCGTGAGCGTCTTGGCTTTGATGTTGAGGTGATTGAGCGTCACCTTGCTCATGAGTCCAAGGAGGAACTCGGAAGCGCCTATGATCGGGCACAATTCGAAGAGCAGCGCCGTCAGATGATACAGGTGTGGGCAGATTACCTTGGCCAATTAAAGAGCCAGAAGGAGCAATCGCGACACACCCAAAGGGATGGCACTATTGCTGCATCTATGCTTGATGCTAACTAG
- the prmC gene encoding peptide chain release factor N(5)-glutamine methyltransferase, translated as MDSVHSVSQACGLPRLEVHMLWQQVLQVSRAWLIAHDRDPLAPEAIARFHDLQARRLAGEPMAYILGYKEFMGRDFRVSPGVLIPRPETELLVETALDYLQRCRAPRVLDLGTGAGAIAISIALNASGASIAATDVSMDALAVARQNAQALGARVEFLSGSWYDALVGHSGFDLIVSNPPYIAACDPHLAQGDLRFEPVQALTDGSDGLSALRTIVQGAGARLKPGAALFLEHGWDQAKAVRQLLQQAGFTQVASLQDLAGIERVSGGIYNQG; from the coding sequence ATGGACAGCGTGCATAGCGTATCGCAAGCTTGCGGCCTGCCCAGGCTCGAGGTCCATATGCTGTGGCAGCAGGTCTTGCAGGTATCGCGTGCCTGGCTGATCGCCCACGACAGGGACCCGCTCGCGCCGGAAGCCATTGCCCGTTTTCATGATCTGCAGGCGCGCCGCCTGGCTGGAGAGCCCATGGCTTATATCCTGGGTTATAAGGAATTCATGGGGCGCGACTTCCGGGTCAGCCCCGGGGTGCTGATTCCGCGGCCTGAAACCGAACTTTTGGTTGAGACTGCGTTAGACTATCTGCAAAGGTGTCGGGCGCCCCGCGTTCTTGATCTTGGTACAGGCGCCGGAGCCATCGCCATTTCCATCGCACTCAATGCTTCTGGCGCCAGTATCGCCGCTACCGATGTAAGCATGGATGCCCTGGCAGTGGCGCGCCAAAATGCGCAAGCACTGGGCGCCCGGGTCGAGTTTTTGTCGGGTAGTTGGTACGATGCCCTGGTTGGCCATAGTGGCTTTGATCTGATCGTGTCGAATCCGCCGTATATTGCGGCCTGCGACCCGCATCTGGCGCAGGGCGACCTGCGATTCGAACCGGTGCAGGCCCTGACCGACGGAAGCGACGGGCTCTCTGCCTTGCGCACAATTGTGCAAGGGGCAGGCGCCAGGCTAAAGCCCGGTGCTGCGCTGTTCCTGGAGCATGGCTGGGATCAGGCCAAGGCGGTACGGCAATTGCTGCAGCAGGCTGGCTTCACGCAGGTCGCCAGTTTGCAAGATCTGGCCGGCATCGAACGGGTGTCCGGTGGTATTTATAATCAAGGATAG
- a CDS encoding UbiX family flavin prenyltransferase, which produces MTSKRRLVVGVTGATGAIYAVRMLQVLRDVPDVETHLVVSPPGVLNIKYELQLSRQDVHDLADRVYSFRDVGATLSSGGFATAGMVVVPCSMRTLAAVAHGFSDNLITRAADVTLKERRRLVMMVRETPLNLAHLRNMTAVTEMGGIIFPPLPAFYHHPKTLDDMVDHTVARVLELFGIDVPGPHWDGIN; this is translated from the coding sequence GTGACCAGCAAGCGCCGGCTTGTCGTCGGGGTAACGGGCGCCACGGGCGCCATTTACGCCGTACGCATGCTGCAGGTATTGCGTGACGTACCCGATGTGGAAACGCACTTGGTGGTTTCACCGCCAGGTGTGCTCAATATCAAGTACGAGCTGCAACTGAGCCGCCAAGACGTCCACGACCTGGCGGACCGGGTATACAGTTTTCGCGATGTCGGCGCAACGCTGTCCAGCGGGGGCTTTGCCACGGCGGGCATGGTGGTCGTGCCATGCTCCATGCGTACGCTGGCCGCGGTGGCGCATGGCTTTTCCGACAACCTCATTACCCGGGCGGCCGACGTCACTTTAAAAGAGCGTCGGCGCTTGGTCATGATGGTGCGTGAAACGCCCTTGAATCTTGCGCACCTGCGCAATATGACCGCCGTAACCGAAATGGGCGGCATCATTTTTCCGCCCTTGCCGGCCTTTTATCATCACCCCAAAACACTGGACGACATGGTGGATCACACCGTTGCCCGTGTGCTGGAATTGTTCGGCATCGATGTGCCGGGCCCGCATTGGGACGGCATCAACTGA
- the hemA gene encoding glutamyl-tRNA reductase, producing the protein MSVDVLTFGLNHVSAPVSVRERVSFPLDVLKPALDGLRSTFGSSVKEAAILSTCNRTEIYCAAEPQVQEHIPTWLADFNRLEAGSLQPHLYQYQQNEAVRHAFRVASGLDSMVLGEPQILGQMKDAVRAAEQAGSLGTLLHQLFQRTFSVAKEVRSQTAIGAHSVSMAAAAVRLAERVFGDLSQSNVLFIGAGEMIELCATHFAALKPQNMVVANRTLERADLLASRFVAKTMKLSDIPERLSDFDVIVSCTASSLPILGLGMVERATRSRRHRPMVMVDLAVPRDIETEVGRLADVYLYTVDDLGRMVQSGTDARRAAVVQAEAIIETRVQHFMHWLQSREIVPAIIDFQQAADQVRQSELERARRLLARGESPELVLEQLAHGLTQKYMHGPLAALNRSASDERQQLLTLLPRLLPTTERRR; encoded by the coding sequence ATGTCTGTCGACGTCTTAACTTTCGGTCTCAATCACGTCTCGGCCCCAGTTTCGGTGCGCGAGCGCGTGTCGTTTCCGCTCGACGTCCTCAAGCCCGCTCTCGATGGCTTGCGCTCCACCTTTGGTTCGTCGGTCAAAGAGGCCGCCATTCTTTCCACCTGTAATCGCACTGAAATTTACTGTGCGGCCGAACCGCAGGTGCAAGAGCACATTCCAACCTGGCTGGCCGATTTCAATCGCCTGGAAGCGGGCAGCCTGCAGCCGCATCTGTATCAGTATCAACAGAACGAGGCGGTACGCCATGCGTTCCGGGTGGCCAGCGGCCTTGATTCCATGGTCTTGGGCGAACCGCAAATACTGGGGCAAATGAAAGACGCGGTGCGCGCGGCCGAGCAGGCCGGCTCTTTGGGCACTTTGCTGCACCAATTGTTCCAGCGCACGTTTTCGGTGGCCAAAGAGGTTCGCTCTCAAACCGCCATTGGCGCCCATTCGGTATCGATGGCGGCGGCAGCCGTGCGTCTGGCGGAACGGGTGTTTGGCGACCTGTCTCAATCCAACGTCCTGTTCATAGGCGCTGGCGAAATGATCGAGCTCTGTGCCACGCACTTTGCGGCGCTGAAGCCGCAGAATATGGTGGTGGCCAACCGTACGTTGGAACGCGCCGATTTGCTGGCATCGCGCTTTGTGGCCAAAACCATGAAGCTGTCCGACATTCCTGAAAGGTTGTCCGACTTCGATGTCATCGTATCCTGTACGGCAAGCTCCTTGCCCATCCTTGGATTAGGGATGGTCGAAAGGGCTACCCGCTCGCGGCGTCACCGCCCCATGGTCATGGTCGATCTTGCCGTACCACGCGATATCGAAACCGAAGTGGGTCGCCTGGCCGATGTCTACCTATATACGGTCGATGACCTGGGCCGCATGGTTCAAAGCGGCACCGATGCACGCCGTGCGGCGGTGGTGCAGGCTGAAGCCATCATCGAGACGCGGGTACAGCATTTCATGCATTGGCTGCAGTCGCGTGAAATCGTGCCTGCCATTATTGACTTCCAGCAGGCGGCCGACCAGGTTCGCCAGAGCGAGCTGGAACGCGCCCGCCGCCTGTTGGCGCGCGGCGAATCCCCCGAGCTTGTGCTCGAGCAGCTGGCCCATGGGCTCACGCAAAAATACATGCATGGTCCGCTGGCTGCCCTGAACCGCAGCGCCAGCGACGAACGCCAGCAACTGCTTACGCTGCTGCCGCGCCTGCTGCCCACGACCGAACGCCGCCGTTAG
- the grxD gene encoding Grx4 family monothiol glutaredoxin, giving the protein MSEVQDFIRETVTGNPVVLFMKGTAQFPQCGFSGRAIQILQASGVTKLVTVNVLDDEEVRQGIKEYSSWPTIPQLYVAGEFIGGSDIIAEMYENSELGTVLKEAGALA; this is encoded by the coding sequence ATGAGCGAAGTACAAGATTTTATTCGTGAAACGGTCACGGGCAACCCGGTTGTGCTGTTTATGAAGGGCACAGCCCAGTTCCCCCAATGTGGTTTCTCGGGCCGCGCCATACAGATATTGCAGGCCTCGGGCGTAACCAAGCTGGTTACCGTCAATGTGCTGGACGACGAAGAAGTGCGCCAGGGCATTAAAGAATATTCCAGCTGGCCCACTATTCCTCAGCTATACGTGGCTGGCGAGTTCATTGGCGGCTCAGACATCATTGCCGAAATGTACGAAAACAGCGAGCTTGGCACCGTGCTGAAAGAGGCCGGGGCGCTTGCGTGA
- a CDS encoding IS66 family transposase, producing MSLPLSDPLENLDADALRALLREREQVLAEKEALITRKEHVLHLKDTTIAQLKHEIAVLRRFRFGKKSEQITGVQGSLLEEAVAADIAAIEEELHQLTDHPKKAEPREQPRRQALPAELPRIEIHHEPDSTTCACGCQLERIGEDIAEKLDYIPGVAQVERHIRGKWTCRQCETLTQAPAPAHVIDKRLASTGLLAHVLVAKYADHLPLYRQQKIFERSGVKLATSTLADWVGVCGVRLQPLVDALRETILTHNVLHADETPIQILRPDTGRKTHRAYIWAYAPGAFEDLKAVVYDFAPSRAGEHARAFLGDWRGKLVVDDYGGYKKGFAQGITEIGCMAHARRKFFDLHAASQSQLAAQALDYIGELYAIESEGKTLDATERWRLRQKRAKPIADRLHAWMLAQRLRVPDGSGTAKALDYSLKRWVALTRYLDDGAVPIDNNYLENRIRPIAQVRRSWLFAGSLRAGRRAAAVMSLIQSANLNGLDPHAYLKDVLTRLPTHPNSRIHELLPHNWQPATA from the coding sequence ATGAGTTTGCCGCTGTCTGACCCCCTCGAGAATCTGGATGCCGATGCCTTGCGTGCGTTGTTACGTGAGCGTGAACAGGTGTTGGCTGAAAAAGAAGCGCTGATTACGCGCAAAGAACACGTTCTGCACCTGAAAGACACCACGATCGCTCAGCTCAAGCACGAGATTGCGGTGCTTCGGCGATTCCGGTTCGGCAAGAAAAGCGAACAAATCACTGGGGTACAGGGCAGCCTGCTGGAAGAAGCGGTCGCGGCCGACATTGCCGCCATTGAAGAAGAACTGCACCAGCTCACCGATCATCCCAAGAAGGCCGAGCCCCGCGAACAGCCCCGACGCCAGGCCTTGCCCGCGGAGCTACCCCGCATCGAGATTCACCATGAACCCGACTCCACCACGTGCGCCTGCGGCTGCCAGCTTGAGCGCATCGGCGAAGACATCGCCGAAAAGCTCGACTACATCCCGGGTGTCGCCCAGGTCGAACGTCATATCCGAGGCAAATGGACGTGTCGCCAGTGCGAAACACTGACTCAGGCCCCCGCTCCAGCACACGTCATCGACAAGAGGCTGGCCAGCACCGGCCTGTTGGCTCACGTGCTGGTGGCGAAATACGCCGATCATCTGCCACTGTACCGTCAGCAAAAAATCTTCGAGCGTTCTGGCGTCAAACTCGCCACCTCAACCTTGGCCGACTGGGTCGGGGTGTGCGGCGTACGCCTTCAGCCCCTGGTCGATGCGCTACGCGAAACGATCCTCACCCACAACGTGCTGCACGCCGATGAGACTCCGATCCAAATTCTGCGTCCCGACACCGGCAGAAAGACCCATCGGGCGTATATCTGGGCCTATGCACCGGGTGCGTTTGAAGACCTAAAGGCCGTCGTCTATGACTTTGCCCCGAGCCGAGCGGGCGAACATGCCCGGGCGTTCCTGGGCGACTGGCGTGGCAAGCTGGTGGTGGACGATTACGGGGGCTACAAAAAAGGGTTTGCCCAAGGCATCACTGAGATCGGCTGCATGGCACATGCCCGGCGCAAATTCTTCGATCTGCACGCCGCCAGCCAAAGCCAGCTTGCCGCGCAGGCGCTCGACTACATCGGTGAGCTCTACGCCATCGAGAGCGAGGGCAAAACACTGGATGCGACCGAGCGCTGGCGTCTGCGACAAAAACGCGCCAAACCAATTGCCGACAGGCTGCACGCCTGGATGCTGGCGCAACGTTTGCGTGTGCCCGACGGGTCGGGCACGGCCAAAGCCCTGGATTACAGCCTGAAACGCTGGGTGGCGCTGACGCGCTACCTGGATGACGGGGCCGTTCCCATCGATAACAATTACCTTGAAAACCGGATCAGGCCGATCGCCCAGGTACGGCGCAGTTGGTTGTTTGCGGGATCCCTGCGCGCGGGGCGCCGAGCCGCGGCCGTCATGAGCCTAATACAGTCGGCCAACCTGAATGGCCTTGATCCGCATGCGTATCTGAAAGACGTCTTGACACGGTTGCCCACGCACCCGAACAGCCGCATCCACGAACTGCTGCCGCATAACTGGCAGCCCGCCACCGCCTGA
- a CDS encoding mechanosensitive ion channel domain-containing protein, producing MAFASGSAAQTPPDTPPPGAPSYSALADLLENEQARDKLIEQLRNMAPQGESGSASNAAAAPASATDPDKLGLSQRLAAGLQNFTASVLHDTSATMAAVREAVSGQSVPGNRLQAFLPALKLLLFTVLGTLLAYFVFRSLAKFGFARLNVWILQDAKRADAPAAEPSSPLVTAVRRHRFASLAMGRKLLGVIAAFLIDVAATLLAALAGYILVTTLASNSGGSDAALLSLQFLTAFVMIEIAKAVSRGIFATRYDQLRLLPLAPETADYWNHWLTLLIGLTGYGLLVVVPVAETVFLPAAGKILGLIIMLCVYIYGVRVVWKNRKTVQAGLIHWAEQSTTALFGTLLRVLGRVWHLLALAYFTVLLVVTQAEQDQALTFMVSATIQTLVAVAIGLILAAILSSLMSRRIQLPEHWRGALPMLESRINAYVPVTLKTLRLLILITVSLVVLDAWRAFDLVAWLQSSSGRATVAMIFRVGIILVLAAATWTVLASLIEHRLGASAGGRRPSEREKTLLMLFRNAAAVVIATMTALIVLSQIGINIGPLIAGAGVAGLAIGFGAQKLVQDVITGVFIQLENGMNQNDVVELAGIFGTVEKITIRSVVIRTLDGGYHLIPFSTIDKLTNHTRDYGYHYGEYNVAHRENVDEAIAQLELAFKDLMEDPELAREVLEEISIPGVTGLTERGFTIRVLIKTTPGNQWAIQRGFNRLVKQRFDAAGIELPYPQTVLHFGRDKLGYAAPVDVRGVDALKHTAAGTTPAPGQTMRPVLDEGS from the coding sequence ATGGCGTTTGCTTCAGGCTCCGCCGCCCAAACGCCTCCCGACACGCCGCCACCCGGCGCCCCTTCTTACAGCGCGCTGGCCGACCTGCTGGAAAACGAGCAGGCACGCGACAAACTCATAGAACAGCTGCGCAACATGGCGCCACAGGGCGAATCAGGGTCCGCCTCCAATGCCGCCGCGGCGCCAGCCTCGGCGACCGATCCCGACAAACTCGGGCTATCGCAACGCCTGGCCGCAGGCTTGCAGAATTTCACCGCCAGCGTGCTGCACGATACGTCCGCAACCATGGCGGCCGTTCGTGAAGCCGTCAGCGGCCAATCAGTACCCGGCAATCGCTTGCAGGCTTTCCTGCCCGCCCTGAAGCTGTTGCTCTTCACCGTGCTGGGCACACTGCTGGCCTATTTCGTTTTCCGCTCGCTGGCCAAGTTCGGCTTTGCTCGCCTGAATGTATGGATACTGCAAGATGCCAAGCGTGCCGACGCGCCTGCCGCCGAGCCCTCATCCCCGCTGGTTACAGCCGTCAGGCGCCATCGCTTTGCCTCGTTGGCCATGGGGCGCAAGCTGCTGGGCGTGATCGCCGCCTTTCTGATCGACGTGGCTGCCACGCTACTGGCAGCGCTGGCGGGTTACATACTGGTCACGACGCTGGCAAGCAACAGCGGCGGCAGCGATGCGGCGCTGTTGTCGCTGCAATTCCTGACGGCCTTTGTCATGATAGAAATCGCCAAGGCGGTCTCGCGCGGCATATTCGCCACCCGCTACGACCAGCTGCGCCTGCTGCCACTTGCTCCTGAGACCGCGGATTACTGGAATCATTGGCTGACTTTGCTGATCGGCCTGACCGGCTATGGCTTGCTGGTCGTCGTGCCGGTAGCCGAAACCGTCTTCCTGCCCGCCGCAGGCAAGATTCTTGGCCTGATCATCATGCTGTGCGTCTACATCTATGGCGTACGAGTCGTGTGGAAAAACCGCAAAACGGTGCAGGCCGGGCTTATACATTGGGCAGAGCAATCCACCACCGCCCTATTCGGCACCCTGCTGCGTGTGCTCGGCCGGGTATGGCACCTGCTTGCACTGGCCTACTTCACTGTCTTGCTGGTGGTAACCCAGGCCGAACAAGACCAGGCCCTGACGTTCATGGTCAGCGCTACGATACAAACACTGGTCGCTGTCGCGATAGGCTTGATTCTGGCCGCGATACTGTCTTCCCTGATGTCACGCCGCATTCAGTTGCCCGAACATTGGCGCGGCGCACTGCCCATGCTGGAAAGCCGTATCAATGCCTACGTACCCGTTACCTTGAAAACGCTACGCCTGCTGATCCTGATTACCGTATCCCTGGTCGTGCTGGATGCCTGGCGGGCTTTCGACTTGGTTGCCTGGCTGCAATCGTCCAGCGGACGCGCTACGGTAGCAATGATATTCCGGGTGGGCATCATCTTGGTGCTGGCCGCTGCAACCTGGACGGTGCTGGCCAGCCTGATCGAGCACAGGCTGGGAGCTTCCGCTGGCGGTCGTCGGCCCAGCGAGCGCGAAAAAACGCTGCTGATGCTATTTCGCAATGCGGCGGCCGTAGTGATCGCCACCATGACCGCTCTGATCGTGCTGTCGCAAATCGGTATCAATATCGGACCGCTCATCGCAGGCGCGGGCGTTGCAGGCCTGGCCATAGGCTTTGGCGCTCAAAAACTGGTTCAGGACGTGATTACCGGCGTATTCATACAGCTGGAAAACGGCATGAACCAAAACGATGTGGTCGAGCTCGCGGGTATTTTCGGCACAGTGGAAAAAATCACCATACGCTCGGTCGTCATACGCACGCTGGATGGCGGCTATCACCTGATTCCGTTTTCGACCATAGACAAGCTGACCAACCACACTCGCGACTACGGCTACCACTATGGCGAGTACAACGTCGCACACCGTGAAAATGTTGACGAAGCCATTGCGCAGCTGGAGCTGGCATTCAAGGACTTGATGGAGGATCCGGAATTGGCGCGTGAGGTGCTGGAAGAGATTTCCATACCCGGCGTTACCGGCCTGACCGAACGCGGCTTCACCATACGCGTGCTGATCAAGACCACGCCGGGCAACCAATGGGCCATACAACGCGGGTTCAACCGCCTGGTCAAGCAGCGTTTCGACGCCGCCGGCATCGAGCTGCCTTACCCGCAGACGGTGCTGCATTTTGGGCGCGACAAGCTGGGCTATGCCGCTCCGGTCGATGTACGGGGGGTCGATGCCCTGAAGCATACCGCCGCTGGAACGACACCTGCTCCGGGCCAGACCATGCGCCCCGTGCTGGACGAAGGAAGCTGA
- the prfA gene encoding peptide chain release factor 1 — MKSSMRDRLEQLAHRLIEVDALLAEPEIAGDMDRYRKISRERAELDPVVAVFNSFLATEGDIKTAQEMMADPDMRGMAEEELMLGKEKLEQLEADLQVLLLPRDPDDSRSVYLEIRAGTGGDESALFAGDLLRMYTRYAENNSWRVELVSASDSEIGGYKEVIARVDGDGVYGRLKFESGAHRVQRVPATETQGRIHTSACTVAVLPEADEQSDIVINPADLRIDTFRASGAGGQHINKTDSAVRVTHLPTGLVVECQDDRSQHRNKDKALQVLAARLKDKQQQEQHDKEAAQRKSLVGTGDRSERIRTYNYPQGRVTDHRINLTLYKLGHIMDGDLNELTNALLAEHQAEQLAALGHD, encoded by the coding sequence ATGAAATCTTCCATGCGTGATCGGTTGGAGCAATTGGCTCACCGTTTGATTGAAGTTGATGCCTTGTTGGCCGAACCTGAGATTGCTGGCGATATGGATCGCTATCGTAAGATATCGCGCGAGCGTGCCGAGCTGGATCCGGTGGTGGCTGTGTTCAATTCCTTTTTGGCCACCGAGGGTGATATCAAGACCGCCCAAGAAATGATGGCTGATCCCGATATGCGCGGGATGGCTGAAGAAGAACTGATGTTGGGCAAGGAAAAGCTTGAACAGCTTGAGGCCGACCTGCAGGTTTTGCTGTTGCCGCGCGACCCCGACGACAGCCGGAGTGTGTATCTTGAAATACGTGCCGGTACGGGTGGTGATGAAAGCGCCTTGTTTGCGGGCGACTTGCTGCGCATGTACACCCGTTATGCTGAAAACAATAGCTGGCGGGTCGAGCTGGTGTCTGCCAGCGATTCTGAAATTGGCGGCTATAAAGAGGTGATTGCGCGTGTGGACGGCGATGGCGTCTATGGGCGCTTGAAGTTCGAGTCGGGGGCACATCGTGTGCAGCGGGTGCCTGCCACCGAGACCCAGGGCCGCATTCATACGTCGGCCTGCACCGTGGCGGTGCTGCCCGAGGCAGACGAGCAAAGCGATATCGTGATCAATCCGGCCGACTTGCGCATTGATACTTTCCGCGCAAGCGGTGCGGGCGGACAGCACATCAATAAAACGGACTCAGCCGTGCGTGTGACCCACTTGCCCACTGGGCTGGTGGTGGAATGCCAGGATGATCGGTCTCAGCATCGCAACAAGGACAAGGCCCTGCAGGTGCTGGCCGCAAGGCTGAAAGACAAACAACAGCAAGAGCAGCACGATAAAGAAGCGGCTCAGCGCAAGAGCCTGGTGGGTACGGGTGATCGTTCCGAGCGCATACGTACTTATAACTACCCGCAGGGCCGTGTCACCGATCACCGCATCAACCTTACGCTGTACAAGCTGGGGCATATTATGGATGGCGACTTGAACGAATTGACGAATGCCTTGCTTGCCGAGCACCAGGCAGAGCAATTGGCTGCCCTGGGGCATGACTGA